A single region of the Oenococcus kitaharae DSM 17330 genome encodes:
- a CDS encoding rod shape-determining protein: MALGFGQKNVGIDLGTSNTLVFLEGSGIIINEPSFVAKDTATGELMAVGSAAHKMFEKNPPTISVIRPLRKGVISDLDATVGLLKYFLNVAYNNRPGKPLAIIGVPSGVTEVERRAVKDAAQSAGVRDAYVIDEPIAAAVGAGLPVYDAPGTMVVDLGGGTVDIATISLGKANASRSTTFAGDAMNEAIKDMVLQRYNFRISEGDAQILKEEIGSADVKAAKQLGSATVKGIDLISGLPAQRDVTAEDVALAIASPVSHILVEIQTTLEESLPELVSDIIDRGITLTGGGANLRFLDRVIADTVHVPVFIAPNPQEAVANGLGEMLRSSQMQFK; encoded by the coding sequence ATGGCATTAGGATTTGGACAAAAAAATGTCGGGATTGATCTCGGCACAAGCAATACTCTGGTCTTTTTAGAAGGCTCGGGTATTATCATCAACGAACCGAGTTTCGTTGCAAAAGATACTGCGACTGGTGAATTGATGGCTGTTGGGTCAGCAGCGCATAAAATGTTTGAAAAGAATCCGCCTACGATTTCAGTCATCCGCCCTTTGCGTAAAGGCGTCATTTCTGATTTGGACGCGACAGTGGGTCTTTTAAAGTACTTTTTGAATGTGGCCTATAATAATCGTCCCGGAAAACCCTTAGCGATTATCGGCGTTCCTAGTGGTGTCACTGAAGTTGAACGCCGAGCTGTTAAAGACGCTGCCCAATCTGCCGGTGTCCGCGATGCTTACGTGATCGATGAACCAATTGCGGCGGCTGTTGGAGCTGGTTTACCCGTCTATGACGCACCTGGCACAATGGTGGTCGATTTAGGCGGTGGTACAGTGGACATCGCCACGATCAGCTTGGGCAAAGCCAATGCTTCTCGTTCAACGACTTTTGCTGGGGATGCGATGAACGAAGCCATTAAAGACATGGTTCTGCAACGCTACAATTTCCGCATTTCTGAAGGTGATGCTCAGATTTTAAAAGAAGAGATTGGTTCCGCTGATGTTAAAGCTGCTAAGCAGCTGGGTTCGGCTACAGTTAAGGGCATTGACCTAATTTCCGGGCTGCCCGCTCAACGCGATGTGACAGCAGAAGATGTTGCACTTGCCATTGCCAGTCCAGTCAGCCATATTCTGGTTGAAATTCAGACAACGCTAGAGGAATCTCTACCGGAACTTGTATCTGATATCATTGACCGCGGTATTACACTGACAGGCGGCGGTGCTAATTTAAGGTTTCTTGACCGCGTGATTGCAGATACTGTTCACGTGCCTGTTTTTATTGCGCCTAATCCGCAAGAAGCAGTTGCTAACGGGCTGGGTGAAATGCTGCGTTCTTCGCAGATGCAATTTAAGTAA
- a CDS encoding bifunctional folylpolyglutamate synthase/dihydrofolate synthase: protein MIENAEQAIAWIHSLTRPGLRVEHDTQKRILALLESLGHPEKKLPPVIHVTGTNGKGSVSRFSQAILTASGFKTGLYISPFIIKFNERIEIDGQYISDSDLTVYTQRIADYYTNQTEFEVITAIALLYFSESHLDALVIEVGIGGLWDSTNVIDATVAVITSVGMDHMDILGDTLAKIAYQKVGIVKKTTKALLYGRLPSEAKEVVEKQAQDLQVPYGEIDSKLKVSRGYYQRYNAALAWAVVKIYLHNILPNERFLEIIDFWTTDKLIKFINHVSWPARMEIISKNPLIIVDGAHNPQGLAILTDSLLREYGDREQLIVFGHLEKKKISVRNFDNLPFAKVFPVNWESYRQTAESDHYEEWHKQLDELLEKIDNEKQMIVVTGSLYFVSQARIYLKNKLQKK from the coding sequence ATGATTGAAAACGCAGAACAAGCTATTGCATGGATTCATTCGCTGACCCGTCCTGGTCTTCGAGTCGAGCATGATACTCAAAAAAGAATACTGGCTTTACTAGAGAGTTTGGGTCACCCAGAGAAAAAACTACCGCCGGTCATTCATGTGACCGGCACCAATGGCAAGGGATCTGTTTCACGCTTTTCGCAGGCTATTTTGACTGCCAGCGGCTTTAAGACTGGCCTCTATATTTCTCCTTTTATTATTAAATTTAATGAGCGGATTGAAATTGACGGCCAATATATTTCTGATAGCGATTTGACCGTCTACACACAGCGGATCGCTGATTATTATACAAACCAGACTGAATTTGAAGTGATTACTGCCATTGCGCTCCTGTATTTTTCCGAATCCCACCTGGACGCCTTGGTGATTGAAGTTGGTATCGGCGGCCTTTGGGACTCAACCAATGTGATAGATGCCACGGTGGCAGTTATTACTAGTGTTGGCATGGATCACATGGACATTCTTGGCGACACATTAGCGAAAATTGCTTACCAAAAGGTCGGTATCGTTAAAAAAACCACGAAAGCGCTGCTTTACGGCCGTTTGCCCAGTGAAGCTAAAGAGGTCGTGGAAAAACAGGCTCAGGATCTGCAGGTACCCTACGGTGAGATTGATAGCAAGCTAAAAGTTTCACGCGGCTACTATCAAAGATATAATGCGGCCTTGGCTTGGGCTGTGGTCAAAATTTATCTGCATAATATTCTGCCAAATGAACGCTTCTTGGAGATAATCGATTTTTGGACAACTGATAAATTGATCAAATTTATTAACCACGTTTCCTGGCCGGCCCGCATGGAAATTATTTCTAAGAATCCTCTGATTATCGTTGATGGCGCACATAATCCACAAGGGCTTGCCATATTGACTGATTCGCTGCTGCGTGAATATGGTGATCGGGAGCAATTAATTGTGTTCGGTCATTTGGAAAAGAAAAAAATTTCAGTTAGAAACTTTGATAATCTACCTTTTGCCAAGGTTTTTCCAGTTAATTGGGAATCATACCGTCAGACAGCTGAATCGGATCATTATGAAGAATGGCATAAACAGTTGGACGAACTGCTTGAAAAAATAGACAATGAAAAGCAGATGATCGTGGTGACTGGATCCCTCTATTTCGTCAGCCAGGCGCGGATTTATCTGAAAAATAAATTGCAAAAAAAGTGA
- a CDS encoding valine--tRNA ligase: MREIKMSTKYNPTEVEKGMYDRWQKAELFNPDVDKKLNKQKYADAQPEAYSIVIPPPNVTGKLHLGHAWDTTLQDMLIRQKRMQGYDTLWLPGMDHAGIATQAKVEARLREQGTSRYDLGRKKFVDQVWQWKDEYASIIKSQWEKLGLSLDFTRERFTLDQGLNDAVRKVFVDMYKKKLIYRGEYIINWDPQARTALSDIEVIHKDDQGAFYHVKYPFVDPDYVFNGQHYIEIATTRPETMFGDTAVAVNPSDERYKDLVGRKIRVPLVNREVEIIADQYVDKDFGTGMVKITPAHDPNDFQVGNRHNLPRINTMNEDASMNENAGPYKGMDRFQARKAMVADLKSGGYMLKIDPIVHSVGHSERTDVQIESRLSTQWFVKMQPLAQQALKMQGITNEHVDFWPTRFEDTYTKWMENVHDWVISRQLWWGHRIPAWYRKDASGKTETYVGLTAPKGDDWVQDPDVLDTWFSSALWPFSTMGWPDTKSPDYKRFYPTTTMVTGYDIIFFWISRMIFQGRQFTGQRPFKNVLIHGLIRDAQGRKMSKSLGNGIDPMDVIAKYGADALRWFLSTGSTPGQDLNFSYDKMDSAWNFINKIWNVSRYVLMNLDDNTLVQLPSADQMTLADRWILSRLTATIDKVTSNFDKFEFGEAGRQLYNFIWDDFADWYIEMTKETLGAGGNKGKTPVQQILAYVLDQTLRLLHPIMPFVTEAIWQQLPGRKAQESLVIADYPTVNPALSDKQAETSFSALQDLITAIRNIRSEAKAAISTPVDILIQTEDDDLRTVFQENTDYIQRFGHPKSLVIAPDIQAPALAMSQVINGAVVYVPLAELVDLGEEVQRLEKQAAKFQAEVKRSSGKLANEKFTSSAPEKVVAAEREKLDDWQAKLSATQERIQTLKESSHD; encoded by the coding sequence ATGCGCGAGATTAAAATGTCGACCAAATATAATCCGACCGAGGTCGAAAAAGGGATGTACGACCGTTGGCAAAAAGCCGAACTGTTCAATCCAGACGTTGACAAAAAACTAAATAAACAAAAATATGCCGATGCACAGCCTGAGGCATATTCAATTGTCATTCCACCGCCAAATGTGACTGGCAAACTGCATCTGGGCCATGCCTGGGACACGACTTTACAAGACATGCTGATCCGTCAAAAACGCATGCAGGGTTATGACACTTTGTGGCTGCCTGGCATGGATCATGCTGGTATTGCCACTCAAGCTAAAGTCGAAGCACGCTTGCGCGAACAAGGGACCAGCCGTTATGATTTAGGTCGGAAAAAATTCGTTGATCAGGTCTGGCAGTGGAAAGACGAGTATGCCAGTATTATTAAATCTCAGTGGGAAAAATTAGGTCTTTCGTTAGATTTTACGCGGGAACGCTTCACTTTGGATCAAGGGCTGAATGATGCCGTTCGTAAAGTTTTTGTTGATATGTACAAGAAAAAATTAATTTACCGCGGCGAGTACATCATCAACTGGGATCCTCAAGCGCGTACAGCTCTGTCTGATATTGAAGTCATCCATAAAGACGATCAGGGCGCTTTTTATCACGTTAAATATCCTTTTGTTGATCCAGATTATGTGTTTAACGGCCAGCATTATATTGAAATCGCGACCACGCGCCCAGAAACAATGTTCGGCGACACGGCCGTGGCTGTTAATCCTTCTGATGAGCGCTATAAAGACTTAGTCGGCAGAAAAATTCGTGTACCTTTGGTGAACCGTGAAGTTGAAATCATTGCTGACCAGTATGTTGATAAGGATTTTGGAACTGGTATGGTCAAGATCACGCCAGCACATGATCCCAATGATTTTCAAGTGGGCAATCGTCATAACCTGCCTCGCATCAACACGATGAATGAAGATGCTTCAATGAATGAAAATGCCGGGCCATACAAGGGAATGGATCGTTTCCAAGCGCGCAAAGCTATGGTCGCGGACCTAAAAAGCGGCGGTTACATGCTGAAAATTGATCCGATTGTCCACTCTGTTGGCCACTCAGAAAGAACTGATGTCCAAATCGAATCACGTTTGTCGACGCAGTGGTTTGTTAAAATGCAGCCTTTAGCACAGCAAGCCTTAAAGATGCAGGGAATTACTAATGAACATGTCGATTTTTGGCCGACTCGTTTTGAAGATACCTATACAAAGTGGATGGAGAATGTCCATGATTGGGTCATCTCCCGTCAACTTTGGTGGGGTCATCGCATCCCGGCCTGGTATCGAAAAGACGCAAGCGGAAAAACCGAGACTTATGTTGGTTTGACAGCACCCAAAGGCGATGATTGGGTACAGGACCCAGATGTTTTGGATACTTGGTTTTCCAGCGCTTTATGGCCTTTTTCAACGATGGGCTGGCCGGATACGAAAAGTCCTGATTACAAACGTTTTTACCCGACTACGACAATGGTGACAGGCTATGACATTATTTTCTTCTGGATTAGCCGTATGATTTTTCAAGGCCGGCAATTTACTGGCCAGAGGCCCTTTAAAAACGTCCTGATCCACGGCTTAATTCGTGATGCCCAGGGACGCAAGATGTCTAAGTCATTAGGAAACGGCATCGATCCCATGGATGTGATTGCTAAGTATGGCGCTGATGCCTTGCGTTGGTTTTTGTCAACGGGTTCAACGCCGGGCCAAGATTTGAATTTCTCTTATGACAAGATGGATTCGGCTTGGAATTTCATTAATAAAATTTGGAATGTCTCCCGTTATGTGTTAATGAACCTCGATGATAATACACTGGTACAGCTGCCGTCAGCTGATCAAATGACGTTGGCCGATCGTTGGATTTTGTCGCGTTTGACTGCCACGATCGACAAAGTAACAAGCAATTTTGATAAATTCGAATTTGGTGAAGCTGGACGTCAGCTGTATAACTTCATTTGGGACGATTTCGCCGATTGGTATATCGAGATGACTAAAGAGACGCTAGGCGCTGGTGGCAATAAAGGCAAGACGCCGGTTCAGCAGATTTTAGCTTATGTCCTCGACCAGACATTACGACTGCTGCATCCGATTATGCCTTTTGTCACAGAGGCTATTTGGCAGCAGCTGCCCGGCCGGAAAGCACAAGAAAGCCTTGTGATCGCTGACTATCCAACTGTTAATCCGGCTTTATCCGATAAACAAGCTGAGACATCATTTTCTGCCTTGCAGGATTTGATAACAGCCATTAGAAATATCCGGTCTGAAGCCAAAGCAGCCATTTCAACGCCTGTTGATATTCTGATTCAGACAGAAGACGACGATTTGAGAACTGTCTTCCAGGAGAATACAGATTATATTCAGCGATTCGGCCACCCTAAATCCTTGGTGATTGCGCCGGATATCCAGGCCCCGGCCCTGGCGATGTCTCAGGTAATCAATGGTGCAGTGGTGTATGTGCCTTTGGCTGAGTTGGTTGATTTGGGCGAAGAAGTTCAGCGTTTGGAAAAACAAGCGGCAAAATTCCAAGCCGAAGTCAAACGGTCTAGCGGCAAACTGGCCAACGAGAAATTTACATCGTCAGCACCAGAAAAAGTTGTCGCAGCAGAAAGAGAAAAGCTGGATGACTGGCAGGCTAAATTATCAGCTACGCAGGAACGGATTCAGACATTAAAAGAAAGCAGCCATGATTGA
- the ezrA gene encoding septation ring formation regulator EzrA — protein sequence MVWVLIISIILFLTYLAAILFQRSFARRSNEIVDAKDKLAQINVRQALLDARKLSLTGKSLHDYQRLEADYNDIENSKFLHIDQLANSVVFDARGLNVFKTREEFNTLDATLQETQAKIKDIQDGLEKLNEVDQEHRKAVDELRVRYDRLRKKILAESFKYGPAAEPLENVLSGLEDNFAKFVKLTESGDHSAATDVYERLRVETNDLEKKMIDIPPLYDKLVNRYPANFKELQSGADTLTKRGFVFDADPNVVISDMKKSYQRISDSLKALNLKKTTEAQAVLEVQIKTLYDTIDNEFGAEYDVKKNDRKLSGELAHVRAQNQELTLEIDRLNQRFILSHSEVEDTRGWAEQIKSVAAQNDGNVKRWREKKAPFTALRQTQLGLFKQLDQISKNQRDLYVTISSYPQVFDDLKRISLQYAGELSNIRRVLEQVDMPGLPADYRLQFISVQDEIKSLNEMVASARVNLDDAQRQAHEVTTDLADLKSSSSELYVNANLAVELIHYANRYVDRQEIISALQQARLYYERDLDYSRTVDIVGRALNQVEAGSYRRLRDGYVNRNQTPF from the coding sequence ATGGTTTGGGTATTAATAATTTCTATAATTCTATTTCTGACATATCTGGCAGCAATTCTTTTTCAGCGGTCCTTTGCACGGAGATCCAACGAAATCGTGGATGCAAAGGACAAATTGGCACAGATCAATGTCCGCCAGGCTTTGCTGGATGCTCGCAAACTGAGTTTGACAGGTAAATCGCTGCATGATTATCAGCGTTTGGAAGCAGATTACAATGACATTGAGAATTCCAAGTTCCTTCATATTGATCAGCTAGCCAACTCGGTTGTTTTTGATGCACGCGGATTAAACGTCTTTAAGACACGAGAAGAATTTAATACTTTGGATGCAACATTGCAAGAAACGCAGGCCAAGATTAAAGATATCCAAGACGGCCTTGAAAAACTCAACGAAGTTGATCAAGAACATCGTAAAGCAGTTGATGAATTACGGGTTCGTTATGACCGCCTGCGCAAAAAAATACTGGCCGAGTCGTTTAAATACGGCCCAGCCGCAGAACCTTTGGAAAATGTTCTGTCCGGCTTGGAAGACAATTTTGCGAAATTTGTCAAATTAACCGAATCCGGCGACCATAGTGCTGCTACTGATGTTTATGAACGTTTGCGTGTTGAGACCAATGATCTGGAAAAAAAGATGATTGATATTCCGCCGCTTTATGACAAATTAGTCAATCGTTATCCAGCTAATTTTAAAGAATTGCAAAGCGGGGCCGATACCTTAACAAAACGCGGCTTTGTGTTTGACGCAGATCCTAACGTCGTTATCTCCGATATGAAGAAAAGCTATCAACGGATTTCTGATAGTTTAAAGGCATTGAATCTTAAAAAAACGACTGAAGCACAGGCTGTTTTGGAGGTTCAGATCAAAACTTTGTACGACACGATTGATAATGAGTTTGGTGCCGAATACGATGTTAAGAAAAATGATCGCAAACTAAGTGGTGAACTGGCCCATGTTCGTGCGCAAAATCAGGAGCTGACTCTGGAAATTGATCGTTTAAACCAGCGTTTTATCTTGTCGCACTCAGAGGTCGAAGACACCCGCGGTTGGGCAGAACAGATTAAATCAGTTGCTGCGCAAAACGACGGCAATGTGAAACGCTGGCGGGAAAAGAAGGCACCTTTTACAGCTTTGCGCCAAACGCAGCTAGGCCTATTCAAACAATTGGACCAAATTTCTAAAAATCAGCGTGATCTGTATGTCACAATCAGTTCCTATCCGCAGGTTTTTGATGATTTAAAACGAATTTCACTTCAATATGCTGGCGAACTTTCTAATATTCGTCGTGTGTTGGAACAGGTTGATATGCCGGGATTGCCAGCTGATTATCGCCTGCAGTTTATCTCCGTGCAGGATGAAATCAAATCGCTTAACGAAATGGTGGCTTCAGCCCGAGTGAATTTGGACGATGCACAGCGCCAGGCGCATGAAGTGACAACCGATCTGGCAGATTTGAAATCCAGCTCGTCGGAATTGTATGTCAATGCAAATTTGGCGGTTGAATTAATTCATTACGCTAATCGCTATGTTGACCGCCAGGAAATTATCAGTGCCTTGCAGCAGGCTAGATTATATTATGAACGTGATCTGGATTATAGCCGGACAGTCGATATTGTCGGACGCGCCTTAAATCAAGTGGAAGCCGGCAGCTACAGGCGTTTGCGAGATGGCTATGTCAATCGCAATCAGACACCTTTCTAG
- the rpsD gene encoding 30S ribosomal protein S4: MSRYTGPKWRLSRRLGISLSGTGKELAKRPYAPGDHGNTGRRPKFSEYATQLREKQKLRFTYGLTERQFHNLFLKAGKIRQGLHGTNFLILLETRLDSVVYRLGLATTRAQSRQLVNHGHILVDGKRVTIPSFEVKPGEMISVRDRSKKITPIINAVESSLHNTPFVEFDADKLEGKLVRFPEREELGADINESLIVEYYNRLG; encoded by the coding sequence ATGTCACGTTATACCGGACCAAAGTGGCGTTTAAGCCGTCGTCTTGGCATTTCCCTTTCGGGAACTGGCAAGGAATTGGCAAAACGCCCTTATGCACCTGGCGACCACGGTAATACCGGCCGCCGCCCTAAGTTTTCTGAATATGCCACGCAATTGCGTGAAAAGCAGAAACTTCGTTTCACCTATGGATTGACTGAGCGTCAATTCCATAATTTGTTCTTAAAAGCCGGCAAGATCCGTCAGGGCTTGCACGGTACTAATTTCTTAATTTTATTGGAGACACGTTTGGATTCAGTTGTCTACCGTCTTGGTTTAGCAACTACACGTGCTCAGTCACGCCAGCTTGTCAATCATGGCCATATCCTGGTTGACGGCAAGCGTGTGACGATCCCTTCTTTTGAAGTCAAGCCCGGAGAAATGATTTCCGTTCGCGACCGTTCCAAGAAGATCACTCCAATTATTAACGCAGTTGAGTCATCTCTGCATAACACACCCTTCGTTGAATTCGATGCTGATAAGCTGGAAGGCAAATTAGTTCGATTCCCAGAGCGCGAAGAACTCGGTGCTGATATTAACGAATCTCTGATCGTTGAATATTACAACCGTCTTGGTTAA
- the pnuC gene encoding nicotinamide riboside transporter PnuC, which produces MMTQHTFFDLFKPSWYIHQMSGWSRSSYILLIFGYLFIAWQTFTSPLSTIAIWTFIAAILGFTTTLAITNTRPLNGVFGLISALIYIVVAVAAHNPSDAILQAVYIVLLDIPVLISPNWAIDVEKKVRRIAEVDQRGEKHSAAYWHRLFAFSFIAAWILLYFFEIYITKTPRPMIDSFTAAIGITGALLTTLRFSESYYFWIIQGLAQVILWGITAAQGDASLVLFFTYMLYLANDAVALLDKRIAWFHHAN; this is translated from the coding sequence ATTATGACGCAGCACACTTTTTTTGATCTATTCAAACCATCCTGGTACATTCACCAAATGTCCGGTTGGTCAAGGTCTTCATATATTCTTTTGATTTTTGGCTATCTATTTATTGCCTGGCAGACTTTTACAAGTCCGCTCAGTACGATTGCAATTTGGACATTTATTGCGGCCATCCTTGGTTTTACAACCACCTTGGCAATTACGAATACTCGTCCGCTAAACGGCGTCTTCGGCTTAATTTCGGCCCTGATTTATATCGTGGTGGCTGTAGCGGCACACAATCCATCGGATGCCATTCTGCAGGCCGTTTACATCGTCTTGCTGGATATTCCAGTGTTGATTTCGCCTAATTGGGCGATCGACGTGGAAAAGAAAGTTCGGCGGATTGCTGAAGTTGATCAGCGTGGCGAAAAACATTCAGCTGCCTATTGGCATCGTTTATTTGCATTTTCTTTTATTGCAGCCTGGATTCTGCTTTATTTCTTTGAAATTTATATCACTAAAACACCTCGTCCAATGATTGATTCTTTCACGGCTGCTATTGGTATCACGGGTGCTTTGTTAACAACTTTGCGTTTCTCAGAATCTTATTATTTTTGGATTATCCAAGGATTGGCACAAGTGATTTTGTGGGGAATTACAGCAGCACAAGGGGATGCTTCTCTAGTCCTATTCTTCACTTATATGCTTTACTTGGCTAATGATGCAGTTGCTTTATTGGACAAACGAATTGCTTGGTTTCACCATGCAAACTAA
- the groL gene encoding chaperonin GroEL (60 kDa chaperone family; promotes refolding of misfolded polypeptides especially under stressful conditions; forms two stacked rings of heptamers to form a barrel-shaped 14mer; ends can be capped by GroES; misfolded proteins enter the barrel where they are refolded when GroES binds) — MAKEVRFSEDARTRMQAGIDKLANAVKTTIGPKGRNVVLEQNYGTPTITNDGVTIAKAIELDDHYENMGAKLVTEAASKTNDVAGDGTTTATVLTQAIVNEGLKNVTAGANPVGIRAGIEKATAAAVDALKKESHEVKDSSSIQQIASISAANEETGKLIADAMEKVGHDGVITIEESKGIETELDVVEGMQFDRGYMSQYFVTDNDKMETNLDNPYLLITDQKIGNIQDILPVLQSVVEQGRSLLIIADDITGEALPTLVLNKLRGTFNVAAVKAPGFGDRRKAQLQDLAILTGGTVITEDLGLQLKDVAIDQLGQANRVNITKDKTTIVEGKGDKSALADRIKGIRQEIENTTSDFDKEKLQERLAKLAGGVAVVRVGAATETELKEKKYRIEDALNATRAAVEEGFVAGGGTALIDAIPEVKKVTDGLSGDEATGARIVLRALEEPLRQIVENAGLEGSVIAQRAKTEDPEVGYNAATGEWVNMIQAGIVDPTKVTRSALQNAASVSAMILTTEAVVSELPKKDEPAAPAGAGAGMPGMM, encoded by the coding sequence ATGGCTAAAGAAGTACGTTTTTCTGAAGATGCCCGCACACGTATGCAGGCAGGAATTGACAAGTTGGCAAATGCTGTTAAGACAACGATTGGTCCTAAAGGACGCAATGTTGTTTTGGAGCAGAATTACGGTACACCAACGATTACAAATGATGGTGTCACAATTGCCAAAGCCATCGAATTAGACGACCATTACGAAAATATGGGTGCCAAGCTCGTGACTGAAGCCGCTTCTAAGACTAATGATGTTGCCGGTGATGGTACGACAACTGCGACTGTTTTGACACAAGCAATCGTTAACGAAGGCTTGAAGAACGTGACGGCTGGTGCTAATCCTGTCGGCATTCGTGCTGGTATTGAAAAAGCCACTGCCGCCGCTGTCGATGCTTTGAAAAAGGAATCTCATGAAGTTAAAGACTCTTCTTCTATTCAGCAAATTGCTTCGATTTCGGCTGCAAATGAAGAGACGGGCAAGTTGATTGCTGATGCTATGGAAAAAGTTGGTCATGATGGCGTCATCACGATCGAAGAGTCCAAGGGTATCGAGACCGAATTAGACGTCGTTGAAGGTATGCAGTTCGATCGTGGATACATGAGTCAATATTTTGTCACAGATAACGACAAAATGGAGACTAACCTGGATAATCCTTATTTGCTGATTACCGACCAGAAGATCGGCAATATCCAAGATATTCTGCCTGTTTTGCAAAGCGTTGTTGAACAAGGCCGTTCGCTTTTGATCATCGCTGATGATATTACAGGCGAAGCATTGCCAACACTTGTTTTGAACAAACTGCGCGGTACCTTTAATGTTGCTGCTGTCAAAGCGCCTGGATTTGGCGATCGCCGTAAGGCACAATTACAGGATCTGGCCATTTTGACTGGGGGTACTGTGATTACTGAAGACTTGGGCCTTCAATTGAAGGATGTCGCCATTGACCAATTAGGCCAGGCAAACCGTGTCAATATCACAAAAGACAAGACCACGATTGTTGAAGGCAAAGGTGATAAATCTGCCTTGGCTGACCGCATCAAGGGTATTCGTCAAGAGATTGAAAATACGACTTCTGATTTTGATAAAGAAAAGCTGCAGGAACGTTTGGCCAAGCTGGCTGGCGGTGTTGCTGTTGTCAGAGTCGGTGCTGCAACCGAAACTGAATTAAAAGAGAAGAAATATCGTATTGAAGATGCTTTGAATGCAACTCGTGCCGCTGTTGAAGAAGGCTTTGTTGCTGGTGGCGGTACTGCTTTGATCGATGCTATCCCAGAAGTCAAAAAAGTGACTGATGGTTTGTCGGGCGATGAAGCTACTGGTGCCCGCATTGTTCTGCGTGCTTTGGAGGAACCACTTCGTCAGATCGTTGAGAATGCTGGCCTTGAAGGTTCTGTCATTGCTCAGCGTGCTAAGACTGAAGATCCAGAAGTCGGCTATAACGCTGCAACTGGCGAATGGGTAAACATGATTCAGGCCGGCATTGTTGATCCAACTAAAGTTACTCGTTCAGCTTTGCAGAATGCTGCTTCTGTTTCGGCTATGATTCTGACTACCGAAGCTGTTGTTTCCGAGCTTCCTAAAAAAGATGAACCTGCTGCACCAGCTGGAGCCGGTGCAGGCATGCCAGGTATGATGTAA
- a CDS encoding GroES family chaperonin, with translation MIKPLGDRIVLSIDQPEEEKVGGILIANNAKEKPVTGSVVAVSETGIGDTEAPKSVKVGDKVMFDKYAGSQVTIDGEDYLIVHEKDILGVL, from the coding sequence ATGATTAAACCATTAGGTGATCGAATTGTTCTTAGTATTGACCAGCCCGAAGAAGAAAAGGTTGGTGGGATTTTAATTGCAAACAACGCCAAAGAAAAACCAGTTACAGGTTCTGTTGTGGCAGTTTCTGAAACGGGAATTGGGGATACTGAAGCTCCTAAGTCTGTCAAAGTCGGCGACAAAGTAATGTTTGATAAATACGCCGGTTCACAAGTTACGATCGATGGAGAAGATTATCTCATCGTTCACGAAAAAGATATTCTGGGGGTTTTGTAA
- a CDS encoding redox-sensing transcriptional repressor Rex encodes MTSENQIPRATAQRLPIYYYYLSTLNDAGIKRINSSEISEAIKFDAATVRRDFSYFGALGKRGFGYDVSALLSFFSKVLSQDKLNKVAVVGVGNLGQALMKNNFSHTSNIEIVMGFDADDDKRSIKLVNEMGKSVPVYHVKELAERLHANNITIAILTVPEKAAQEVTDQLVAAGIKGILNFSPIRITVPSSVRVQNVDLTTGMQTLIYFVDNFKNIKSAK; translated from the coding sequence ATGACTTCTGAAAATCAAATACCGCGGGCGACTGCACAACGTTTGCCGATTTATTATTATTATTTATCCACATTGAATGATGCTGGTATCAAGCGGATCAATTCAAGCGAAATTTCTGAGGCGATTAAGTTCGATGCAGCTACAGTTCGCCGCGACTTCTCTTATTTTGGCGCTTTGGGCAAACGCGGATTCGGTTACGATGTCAGCGCGCTCTTAAGCTTCTTTAGTAAGGTATTGTCGCAAGATAAGCTGAACAAAGTGGCCGTGGTTGGTGTTGGAAATCTAGGCCAGGCTTTGATGAAAAATAATTTCAGTCATACCAGCAATATTGAAATCGTCATGGGCTTTGATGCTGACGATGATAAGCGCTCGATCAAGCTGGTAAACGAAATGGGAAAATCGGTTCCAGTTTATCATGTTAAAGAATTGGCAGAACGGCTGCATGCCAACAATATTACGATCGCTATTCTGACAGTGCCGGAAAAAGCAGCTCAAGAAGTGACCGATCAATTAGTTGCAGCTGGTATCAAGGGAATTTTGAACTTCTCACCGATTCGGATTACGGTACCATCCAGTGTCCGTGTGCAGAATGTCGATTTGACGACCGGTATGCAGACTTTGATCTATTTTGTGGATAATTTTAAGAACATTAAAAGCGCTAAATAA